A genomic window from Sulfurimonas sp. hsl 1-7 includes:
- the tilS gene encoding tRNA lysidine(34) synthetase TilS, protein MLLQTTKELLQDSKNLLAFSAGGDSTALLFLLLENEIKFDIAIVDYGIREQSKDEIAYARELAAKYGFSCYEKAAQEITKNFEAEARSLRYGFFEELIEEYRYENLLTAHHLGDRLEWFLMQLCKGAGCVELSGMKTVEKRENYNLVRPLLHLDKQELLGYLNSKEIDYFEDETNSDESYQRNYFRHNFSEPLLQKYKSGIEKSFAYIDQDVDSLIEETEVKVVNQLAHFESKDRRTNLVYIDKYLKSCGELITANEKQELLKHESVVIGRKYIVTQDTKNVFIAPYVQATGLEKKLKEKFRVLEVPVKLRGYLASDVEALEFVSLLLE, encoded by the coding sequence ATGCTCCTTCAAACAACTAAAGAGCTCTTACAAGACTCTAAAAACCTTCTGGCATTTTCAGCCGGAGGTGATTCTACTGCACTATTATTTCTTCTTTTAGAAAATGAGATCAAATTTGACATTGCTATTGTTGATTACGGTATTCGTGAACAGAGTAAAGATGAAATTGCTTATGCAAGAGAATTGGCAGCTAAGTATGGATTTAGTTGTTATGAAAAAGCAGCTCAGGAAATTACGAAAAACTTTGAAGCTGAAGCTCGTTCATTACGATACGGTTTTTTTGAAGAGTTGATCGAAGAGTATAGATATGAGAACCTTTTAACTGCACACCATTTGGGCGATAGACTGGAATGGTTTTTGATGCAGTTATGTAAAGGTGCAGGGTGTGTCGAACTTTCAGGGATGAAAACTGTTGAAAAAAGAGAGAACTATAATCTTGTAAGACCGTTGCTCCATTTAGATAAGCAGGAGTTATTAGGGTATCTGAACTCCAAAGAGATAGATTATTTTGAAGATGAAACAAACAGTGATGAGAGTTATCAAAGAAACTATTTTCGTCATAACTTCTCTGAACCGCTTCTTCAAAAGTATAAAAGCGGGATTGAAAAAAGTTTTGCCTATATAGATCAGGATGTAGATTCTTTAATAGAAGAGACTGAAGTTAAAGTCGTAAATCAGTTGGCACATTTTGAATCAAAAGACAGAAGAACGAATCTTGTTTATATAGACAAATATTTAAAATCTTGCGGAGAATTGATAACGGCGAATGAGAAACAAGAGCTTTTGAAGCATGAAAGTGTTGTAATCGGGCGTAAATATATCGTTACACAAGATACTAAAAACGTATTTATAGCACCCTATGTTCAGGCGACGGGTCTAGAAAAAAAGTTAAAAGAGAAGTTCCGTGTGCTGGAAGTTCCCGTAAAACTTCGAGGTTATTTAGCCTCGGATGTTGAAGCACTTGAGTTTGTATCGTTATTGTTAGAGTAA
- a CDS encoding tyrosine-type recombinase/integrase — MKKLIDEYKLKFLDHLKTYKGYSDLTIKTYKEALDEALDIIEIVKEDDHILFNLMPYRIHISELQSKTISKKLSAVRSFGEYLKEMQIKVILKADESVKVAKTLPKPIAHKHIVEALQHADLQERLIITVLYTMGLRISELSNLQLNDISPQWVRVIGKGNKQRDIPVIESTKKILEEYLRDFSPKKFLFEKNGEKLSENSLRYIINKVFARISLKVTPHQLRHSYATSLLNGGAPIVDVSELLGHSSMATTQIYTKLGSALKKQNYDKAHPLCGVSS; from the coding sequence TTGAAAAAGTTGATAGATGAGTACAAACTCAAGTTTTTAGACCATCTAAAAACCTACAAAGGTTACTCTGACCTTACTATAAAGACCTATAAAGAGGCTTTAGATGAAGCCCTTGATATTATAGAGATTGTTAAAGAGGATGACCATATCCTTTTTAATTTGATGCCTTACCGTATCCACATCTCAGAACTCCAGTCTAAAACTATCAGTAAAAAACTCAGTGCTGTTCGAAGCTTTGGCGAATACCTCAAAGAGATGCAAATCAAAGTAATACTCAAAGCTGATGAGAGTGTTAAAGTCGCTAAAACACTCCCCAAACCTATTGCACATAAACATATTGTTGAAGCGTTGCAACACGCTGATTTGCAAGAGAGACTAATTATAACCGTTCTTTATACTATGGGTCTTCGTATTTCAGAACTTTCGAATCTACAATTAAATGATATATCCCCGCAATGGGTACGCGTTATCGGGAAGGGAAACAAACAAAGAGATATTCCGGTAATAGAATCGACAAAAAAAATTTTAGAGGAGTATTTACGAGATTTTTCGCCAAAAAAATTTCTTTTTGAAAAAAATGGCGAAAAATTAAGCGAAAATAGTCTAAGATATATCATAAATAAAGTTTTTGCTAGAATATCATTAAAAGTAACACCTCATCAACTGCGTCACTCGTATGCGACATCTCTTTTAAACGGTGGAGCCCCTATTGTAGATGTAAGTGAACTTTTAGGTCATTCTTCGATGGCAACAACGCAAATCTATACGAAATTAGGTAGTGCCTTGAAAAAACAAAACTATGACAAAGCACATCCATTATGTGGGGTTAGTTCTTAG